The Pongo pygmaeus isolate AG05252 chromosome 7, NHGRI_mPonPyg2-v2.0_pri, whole genome shotgun sequence DNA segment CCAAGCTCCAGATAAGCAATGCATGCCTAAAACCAAGGATTAATCACAACAACAAAGACCAATTTCCGTAGCTACAAGCTAAATTACAGCAGAACACCAATGGGAGGGAACAGAACAAGAGTATTCAAATAGATCTTCTTTGAGGTGCAAAGTGAAGACCTAAAACTCAGAGTTCAGCAGACAGACTCCAACCCTAAACAAAAGGTACCTCTAGCAGAGCAATTTCTAGCCTGTGGTACACTGAGAGTTACCATAGCAACAACAAATCTCAACCATAGGCAACCATATTCTAGGCCATGAAACAaacctcaacaaatgtaaaagaatgaaaatcacaCAAACTATGTTCTCAGatcataatggaatgaaattgaaaatcaataacagaaggatatgtggaaaatattcaaaatgtttggatatttaaaagattattctaAGTAACCATGGGTCAAACAAGaagtctaaaaaaaatttaagaagtacTTTGAactaaattcaaattaaaatataacacaTCAAAATTTGTGGCCTGTAGTTAAAGTAGTGCTTAAACAGAAacttatagcattaaatgcttatattagaaaatttaaaagttaagaatTAATAATTTAAGCTTTCACTTTAAGAAATGAGAAGAAGCCTTTCCGCGCTACCTGCAGAGGGGTCCATACGGCGTTGTTCTGGATTCCCATCGTAACTTAAAGGGAAACTTTCACAATGTCCGGAGCCCTTGATGTCCTGCAAATGAAGGAGGAGGATGTCCTTAAGTTCCTTGCAGCAGGAACCCACTTAGGTGGCACCAATCTTGATTTCCAGATGGAACAGTacatctataaaaggaaaagtgaTGGCATCTATATCATAAATCTGAAAAGGACCTGGGAGAAGCTTCTGCTGGCAGCTCGTGCTATTGTTGCCATTGAAAACCCTGCTGATTCCAGTGTTATATCCTCCAGGAATACTGGCCAGAGGGATGTGCTGAAGTTTGCTGCTGCCACTGGAGCCACTCCAATTGCTGCCCGCTTCACTCCTGGAACCTTCGCTAACCAGATCCAGGCAACCTTCCGGGAGCCAGGGCTTCTTGTGGTTACTGACCCCAGGGCTGACCACCAGCCTCTCACGGAGGCATCTTATGTTAACCTACCTACCATTGCGCTGTGTAACACAGATTCTCCTCTGCACTATGTGGACATTGCCATCGCATGCAACAACAAGGGAGCTCACTCAGTGGGTTTGATGTGGTGGATGCTGGCTCAGGAAGTTCTGCGCATGCGTGGCACCATTTCCCGTGAACACCCATGGGAGGTCATGCCTGATCTGTACTTCTACAGAGATCCTGAAGagattgaaaaagaagagcaggctGCTGCTGAAAAGGCAGGGACCAAGGACGAATTTCAGGGTAAATGGACTGCTCCAGCTCCTGAGTTCACTGCTACTCAGCCTCAGGTTGCAGACTGGTCTGAAGGTGTACAGGTGCCCTCTGTGCCTATTCAGCAGTTCCCTACTGAAGACTGGAGCGCTCAGCctgccacggaagactggtctgcagctcccactgCTCAGGCCACTGAATGGGTAGGAGCAACCACTGACTGGTCTTAAGCTGTTCTTGCATAGGCTCTTAAGCAACATGGAAAAATGgttgatggaaaataaacatcagtttctaaaaaaaagaaaaaagaaaaaagaaatgagaagagcaaactaaacccaaagaaatcagaAGGTCAGAAATAAGATAAGTGCACAGactaatgaaattgaaaacaaaagtcagtagagaaaatctataaaaacaaagttaaTACTTTCAAACATTAAGAATATTGATAAATCTTTAGCCAGattgacaaaggaaaaaaaaagatgacacaaattaccaacttcaggaagaaaagaggatATTAGTACAAATCccacaaatattaaaagaagaataaaggaatattacaaaattatttgCACATACATTTGACAACCTGGATGAAATGGGTCAAtccttaaaaaacacaaattaccaaaatgaAGTAGATAACTTCAGTTGTGCTGATTCTATTACATTAATTGAATCCCTGCTTTAAAAACTTTCAGGAAGAAATCTTCATTCCTAATAGCTTCtctagtgaattctaccaaacatttaaggaaaaaataatacaattatataccatcttttccagaaaacagaagaggagagatgacttcccaactcattttatgaagccagcattaccctaataccaaatcTAGTCAAAAATATTATAAGGAAACTACAGACTAATAATCTTCatgaacatatacacacacaaaaaaatatttaatacaatgcTAGATAATCAAgccatcaatatataaaaatgaaaatacatcaaAACCAAGTGTGACTTATCCCAGGAATGTAAGACTAGTTTAGCATTCAATAATTTGTCAATGTGTACACAACCTCTTGTGAATCCataattcacttttttaaaaaaattaaggttaaatttaaaataaaatagaaaccagCAGGAAAAAACATTAATGCCAATGCAGAAattatttgatgaaattcaatagTCCTTCAAAATTAACTCTGAGAAAACTAGGAACTGAAAGAAACTGAATCTGATAAAGGGTTTCTACTGCTAAAGGGCTTCATCATATTTGATAGTATAAAACTGAGTACTCTCCTCTACAGTTtggaacaaggcaaagatgtctTCTCTTACCAGTTAGACTCAACATTGTACTCAAAGTTCTAGCCATTGAaatacagcaagaaaacaaaaattttttatttcagaaaagaataaaatggtcTCTGTTTTTAGACAACAATATTGTCTATATAGATCTCCCAAAAAATCTATACAGtttctagaactaataaatgagtttagcatATTTGCAGAATATCTACATAcaaatatcaattatattttatatactctcaataaataataagaattgaacatttttaaaagcaataaaatgtaTAGTAACACCAAAGAGATACTTAAGTGTAACTAATATAACATAGGCATGATTTTTCTGCTGAAaaccacataaaaataataatgaaagaaatcagaaacttaaataataaagatataccatgttcatggttTGAATCATGGAATATTATCAAGTTGTTATGTCACTCAGGGTATTAACAGAGAGGCAAAATCAGAAGGAGAAAGATTGgaagattagatagatagatagatagatagatacatagatacatagatagatagaaacaacaacaataacaacaagtaATTGGCTTATgcagaagtctgaaatccaagTAGTAGTCAGGACAGGACCATCACTGGCAAAGCTGGAACTCACAAGCAAGTGCCAAAGCTATTATCCACAGGCAACCAGGGAAAGATCATAAACAAGTAGAACCTCCACAGACGCTCTACCAAAGTTGCTGTTCACAggcatatttcttctttcttttggggAAGCCTCAGCCCTGCTATTAAAGCCTTTCAGTTTCTTGAGTCAGATCTACCCAGATCATCCAGGAAAATCATCCCCAAATTAAGTCACTGACTACGTCTTTAGGTAATTATATGTAGGCTTTTATTACACCTGCAAAATATGTTCACAGCAATACCTAGATTTCtgttttaataaatgtagaaagaatgagagaaatagaaaatcaccattaaAACAGCAGCATTATAATTGCTGGAGGCAAAATCCACTATGAATGGTAAAATTAAAGGGTGAAAGGGTAAGCACAAACAAGATATTTGCATAGCTCCAAATATTCCCCCAATGTGTGTAGTaattacaaatggaaaaaataataagtttaCAGTGGAGAATTCTGACAGACAtcacctcagccaggtgatcaaggttaaAATCACCAGCAATATATATCAAGAGCATGTGCCCGGACATGATGCACTAAACAGGGCACATACATCACCTCAATGGAATCCTTTCTAACAATGCATAACCTCCATCTAATTATAAGAAAGCATCAGAACCTAAAGCAagaggcaatttacaaaataattgacCAGCCTTATCCAAAGTCACAATGGATACGGAAAGACTGAGGCACTATCACAGGTTGGAAGAGATCAAGAGACATGACAGCTGAATACATGTGGGATCTTGAATCATAAAAAGAGACTAGAGAGAAACTGGTGAAATGCAAAGAAGTTCTGTTATTTGGTTAATCGTATTGTACCAAGGTTAATTTCTTAGTTTGATAAACATTGTATAGTTATATGAGATGTTAACATAAAGGTAAGCTGGGTGAGGAATACACAATAACTTTGCAATATTTTTCAACTCTTctgtaaatttaaatatttcaaaaatttttttaatgtaaagaatcaacaaagtgaaaatgaattgttggaaaagagtaataaaataaacatactcCTGGCAAGGTAAATGCCAAGAAAGCACTGAAGAAAACACAGGTTCTTGTCCCCTGTATTTTCCTCGAACTCCAATTCCAACTCAGTAGGTTTGGGATGCACCACAGGCCCAGGCATTAGATATTTCGAGATCCACAAGTGTTTCTGGGAGCCATAGAGACACTCATTTTGAATCCTATTTCTGCACTTCATCCCAGTACCTCCAGTCACTGTTTTATATTaactctttctttatttcttttcggCCCCTCCTCACGGTGCTGTTAGGTGAGCAGCAGGTTGATCACAGACTATTAGTGACTTCTAGGCTATTCTCTTCCAAACAACACTCCTAATCATATGAGGTAATGTGTAGAGAAGTGAGAAGGCTTTGGGAGATCCAAAAAGGTTTGACCAATCTCTGAGTCGATAAGATAGGCCCAAGGTCAGTGGAAGCAGCATCCTGTTTTGGTACTAGGAATGTGCATAAAACCAGAAAGGAAGAAGGTGTCTAAACTTTAGTCAGACTTTGCTGAAGCATAGATTCTAGATTATGGGGTGAAATGCACTTAACATTGTCCAGACGCCATACTCCACTTGTTTCATGTTTTCCtaacacccccccaccccacgccccgcaacacacacacataaaaatagttttgtctCCCTTTTAGAGGTGAGAATACGTTCACTTGGTGAGCTTTGGTAACCCGCTCACAGTTACACAGCTACCAAATTGCAAAGACAGGATTTGAAGCCCAGTTTTTCCTAACATTTAAGCCCTAATAATTTTACTGTATCTAAATATCAGCTAATATAATGCTTCAATTTATAGTTTACAGTTGAGTAGGTGAAGtggtttttacttattttactaGCTCCACAGCTGGCTTCACATTCTTTATTTCTCAAGGATGAATCTTTatctttaaaactaaaaaatgagCTGCATCCTCCCACAAAACTCTCTTcttacaaaaggaattttcataaATCCTATCTTGATTGACTCATCCTAAGTATGTAGAGTAAGATGAGATGCTTTCCAAATCTATAAAACTAGCCCTGCTCAGGGTTATTACACACGAGTCCTGACAGTAATTATGTCTTTTCAAAGTGGCATTGTACCTCGAATTCATTTGGCATAGCAAGGTAGTCTAGTCTGAGCCTTACTGATGAATTATATCCCTGGTGGACCTTCTTTCTAAGTCATGTTGAATTAGATTTAATCGGAGAACTTCTCCAGCTGGCTTACTTTCTTATACCAAGTATTGAATTGAGTCTTTCTCTTCTGACTCCCTTGGTTCTTTTCAGATGAGAATAACCCATCTAATCAGTTCTACATCATTCTTGGATTTGAATAAAACCTTAAAGGCCTTTGTGACTTAGCACAGTAATAAATACCTCAACTGTAGGTAAAAGGAGCAAAGAGAGCTGCCAGCactaaaagaaaagaggaaaaagcaagTAGACAGATCTTTGTGGTTAATTGCAAACTAAGTCTGTCTGACAAGAAAAGAGGATCTCTCTGACATATCTTTTCCCATATGATCTTAGCACAAGGTTATGAAATATCTCTTAATAGTAACTGCCAATGAATATTGCCATTGTCTTGATATATATTATTCAAAAATGGGTGTATGGAGGTAATATTCtatgctaactttttttttttttttgagacaggctctcactctttcctccaggctagagtgcagtggcatgatcacagcttactgcagccttgaactccccggttcaggtgatcctctcacctcagcctcctgagtagctgggacagtagtcacacaccaccacactgagctaatttgtgtatttcttttgtagagacagggtttcgccatgttgcccaggctgctctcgaactcatgagctcaactgatcctctcacttcagcctcccgagtagttggaactacaggtgtgcaccacaatgccagctaattttttatttttatagagacagggtctcactatgttgcccaggctggtctcaaactcctgggctcaaacggtctgtctgcctctgcccctaaagtgctggggttacaggtgtgagccactgcacccaacctctGTGCTAactttttatatgaatatttattcatCTCCCCAAATTCATCATATTCTAGATTAAATTTAGCAACATCCTTCCTCCTACTTTGCCTGAAACTGTTTCTCTTTCTTAGCTTATCTATCTCTGGCAAGGGCCTCACGGTTCCCATATTGTACTTCAAGTCACTTCTAATTTTATACTTGCCTTTAAGAAGTACAGTTgctaagggaatggaatttggagcaagacctgagttcaaatcctaactCTACCCCTGATTGGTTGTGTGCCATGGATCAAGTTATTTTAACCAATTTGAGCCTGAGTTTATTCATCTGTAATTTAGGGATAATAAAGTTGGTCTCACAGTactattgtaaggattaaatgagataaagcgCAAAAACATCGAGCAAAAACATTAGATGTATGTTAAGAGCTTTAAGTATTGAGGTTCTATATTAGTCAACCTGGGCTGCTATCACAAAATGCCACacacttggtggcttaaacaacagaaatgtattttctcactgttctggaagctaaaagtctgagatcagggtgccaatatggtcaggttctggtgaagACTCTCTTTCTGGCTTTCAGACagtcaccttcttgctgtgtcctcacaaggcagagacagagaaaagagaaagagaaacagctccAGTGTCTGTTCTTAAAAGGACACTAATCCTgtcatgagagctccaccctcatgacctcatctacaCCTATTTACCTTCCAcaggccccaccttctaataccatcacggTGGGTCATCTAAATACAccagcatatgaatttggaaaggatgcAATTCAGTTCTCAACAGGTTCTTACTATGAAAAATAGAGAAGAGGAGCACTTGAGGAATGTGTCTGCTTTTCTACTCCACCTTGTATTTAGTAAGTCAATCTGAAATTGCACCCATAAGCTGCCACAAAACAGTGCAATCTATTTCAAACAAAGGACCCTAtggaaataataagaagaaaacattttggtTTGTATCTATGCCTTTAAGAAAGCCAACCAGGCTGATAGAAGAAATGATAACATTATCCAGAGTTGATTTCTTAAAATAGGATCAGCTGTGGCAACTGGTGGCTCCTGAAAGGCCAACAGGTGGGCGGAGAAAGGCTCCAAAAGTGCGGTCCTTGCATTGGCTCTCAGGGCAGTGCAATGCCCACTTCCAGGGGATTCTTAATTTTACATTTGACTAAAGGGTAATTATTGATAACCTACTACATGACTTATGAAAGTCTAATGATGTTAGATATTCATAAAATATGTGCATGTATTTGTTTAATAATGACTCTAACTTATTATTCTACTAAAAAGTAACATCAAAAGTAAGTAAACTGTAAAGTTCGTACCATGAGCAGTAACAGAGTTAAAATTCCTGCAATTTTCAAGAAAGTTATTTTGAATTGGGAGCACAATCTCTGTTTTTGGCCAGTTACTTATGtaaaggatatttctttttttttttttttccttcttttgagacggagtcttgctctgtcacccaggctggagtgcagtggcacaatctcggctcactgcaccctttgcctcccaggttcaagtgattctcctgcctcagcctcctgagcagctgggattacaggtgcccgccaccacgcccagctaatttttgtatttttagtagagacggggtttcaccaccttggccaggctggtctcgaacttctgacctcgtaatccacctgccttagcctcccaaagtgctgggattacaggtgtgagccaccgcacctggcctggataTTTCTTTTACATAATACTGCCTGCATAGCAAGTGCTAATAagtagtaattattattattgttatttaattcTTTATAACCATTCACTTGCCAAATCTTAGATACCCTTCCTCTAAAGTTTTCCCCTCTTCATATTTGCCGAAACCACCTTAACCCAGGTAGGCTTCAGCTCATAGCTAGATGACTCAATACTCCCCTAGTAACTTCAGTCTCCCTGACTTCTCTGCTAATCCACCTGACAGCTAAATCAAACTTCCTTAAATACCACCTTAGACACCTGACAGCTAAATCAAACTTCCTTAAATACCACCTTAGAGTAGCCCTCATTGTCTCTAACTTTCTTAAGATCTACATCCACAATCTGCCCTTCCAGTTCAGTCTTCCTTAATTCCCAGTTTGCCAATACAAGTTATCTGTTCCCAGCAGGCCAAGGTCTTCACAGATTCACAGGGGTAATGGGGATTTCAAGAGTGATGTTCTGAATTGGAAAGCTCTGCCTCTTTTACTCCACCTATCCCAATCTTGCCAGTCATCAAGATCCATGTCAACAGCCTCCTCTTCCCAAAATTCTTTCGAAAGCATTCCAGTGTGCATTAATTTCCCCTCTACCAAGCCTCAAAGCACTTAAATACACTATCATCAATTCAACATTGACTTATGCATTgtctaaaaaacttttttaaccAATCCATGTATACTACTCATATATTCTTTCCTCACAAATAGGTAATTCTCCCAAGGATAGCATGTATGTTTTATTCACCTCCTACATATTCAAATAGTGGTGGGCATGTAATATAATAAGTTGTCACATGATGTACAATTATTACTATCAGGCAAAGTGTTAGCATTTTAGCTGAATCATTTAGTTTAATACAAAAATTCTTTATGGTAGATATTTAttattctccattttaaaatgattattctgaagtttttaaacaaagttacttgcccaaggtcaaagaGCTGGTAAACAGCAAAACTAAGAGTTGATTCATGGAATGTTTGACCCCTGAGTGTTGATTATAGCAGCTAGTCAGCACAAATTACATTGTTGGCAGCTCTTTAATACCAGTTTGCTCTAATACAATTTCAATAACTTCCATACCACCAAACACAGAGCAGAGTGTCAAGTCTCAATAATACTTGTTGGTTGATTGACTATAGGCAAATGTCACATAATTAGCCTAATAAGTTTTTAGTATTTCAATGGATAATAGAGCATAAAACCACTGAGCTTTCAGCTTATTTTCTAGAACTTGTAGTTCTACATATTTTCCACTTGGGGAAATAAACAAAGATTACccaaatggaacaaaacagagactACTTATTCAGTTTGTTAGAGGAAGAGAGTCAGCCACCATCACTCACAGCCAGAACAGACTCAGGCTATGGGAAATctttacagtggaaaagg contains these protein-coding regions:
- the LOC129042550 gene encoding small ribosomal subunit protein uS2-like, with the protein product MSGALDVLQMKEEDVLKFLAAGTHLGGTNLDFQMEQYIYKRKSDGIYIINLKRTWEKLLLAARAIVAIENPADSSVISSRNTGQRDVLKFAAATGATPIAARFTPGTFANQIQATFREPGLLVVTDPRADHQPLTEASYVNLPTIALCNTDSPLHYVDIAIACNNKGAHSVGLMWWMLAQEVLRMRGTISREHPWEVMPDLYFYRDPEEIEKEEQAAAEKAGTKDEFQGKWTAPAPEFTATQPQVADWSEGVQVPSVPIQQFPTEDWSAQPATEDWSAAPTAQATEWVGATTDWS